A genomic stretch from Theobroma cacao cultivar B97-61/B2 chromosome 4, Criollo_cocoa_genome_V2, whole genome shotgun sequence includes:
- the LOC18601589 gene encoding uncharacterized protein LOC18601589: MGTEVHSNMQLPGYYSLRNLNGNTGNVGWPLHHENRNSGQFNDLFLTRLAMGYDKEQMRQTILKHDSIFRHQLRELHRLYRIQRDMMNEINSEEGNQHLIPVATSQPNPFSSGFMSEDEQKRCHASESHLSDLNCFRLSMSGAHNIQSQFSPLKGNVVQSGCGLTQNGLKLKNCESLESHCSKVQSRLFDLECPAEECINEEEGGQGISAVSGVEIDHLKRSYEVPCKRDGDLSMHFDSNYSCNDAAISFNLNLKETRGFTDLNEPILVEEASTSACVGIPGNITCSKQEVQRKDLSSLSRSHTGFQHWGAEFSHDRNKAGDRGISLNNLHLEAERRQNGWFSSKFENGQTRSNGSFHSEDLHIPCRSVQVETTKAHSAMFLLSDQNKRETCTKRKIFGVDIPEKSTGASAAASHALDPLPVHSQLEADNSEILSCSTWTKFSGNLNQNLLGNPGSRTYGQLNSSSTALMQGHDIIWGKLLVDGNSRSLPSLRAEASSQNDFHFGSPSDSKESRVCCAPVGFCNQNGTSESNFASEQSAQHGPKIGFEFLPCMMESKSAVDLNMGAIAVDNYQNEEISQSGFVSMNRSVKQNSNGGLSWLTAARPCDAKPIKEEVSGQMNLNSLQNCSQQSIEKTAMRIQDSFSATCAADAKHRKSGNGCSSSSTKILGFSISGNVSRDLPLPNSPLKPGFPASAIDGVNSVITHGPLPPKCEQQCLLEGLVAEKRSVNQNADVRHIDLNLCVMEEGVEEDVQSTPSSMRTNIRTAKIDLDMPVAIEMGNNDTSGCEYLESNLTKPFNLQDEEIRESQGLLSVSAAAEALVAISSSCVTNLQENVSCQQSETSASDSLHWFAEIVSSCWSDPEHDIEAANGACLGDSIPDGIDVFEFMTLNLAETKTEEYYYTPQVLENEKSEEPLSKRPRRGQARRGRQRKDFQRDVLPNLTSLSRNEVTEDFQMIEGLIREIGGSWQSSLTQKNNAKGSTGRGRKRSGGSAPPTTTEDCLNQFQQMKTGLEERSLTGWGKRTRRPPRQRYPICSPLAIK; encoded by the exons ATGGGAACTGAAGTACATTCAAACATGCAGCTTCCTGGATACTATTCCTTGAGGAATCTAAATGGAAATACTGGCAACGTTGGCTGGCCTTTACATCATGAAAACAGAAACTCAGGGCAGTTCAATGATTTATTTCTGACGAGGCTGGCAATGGGATATGATAAGGAACAAATGAGGCAGACTATCTTGAAGCATGATTCTATATTCAGGCATCAG CTCCGTGAACTCCATCGTCTTTACAGAATACAGAGGGACATGATGAATGAAATCAATAGTGAAGAAGGAAACCAACATTTGATTCCTGTGGCTACATCACAGCCAAATCCTTTTTCATCTGGATTTATGTCTGAAGATGAACAAAAGAGGTGTCATGCTTCGGAATCTCATTTGTCAGACTTAAATTGTTTTAGACTATCCATGTCTGGTGCACATAACATCCAGTCCCAGTTTAGTCCTTTGAAAGGGAATGTTGTCCAATCTGGTTGTGGTTTGACTCAAAAtggattaaaattaaaaaactgtGAAAGTTTGGAATCTCATTGCAGCAAGGTTCAGAGCAGATTGTTTGACCTTGAATGTCCAGCCGAGGAATGTATTAACGAAGAAGAGGGAGGGCAAGGAATTTCTGCAGTGTCAGGAGTGGAAATTGACCACTTAAAAAGGAGTTATGAGGTTCCCTGTAAGAGGGATGGGGATTTATCTATGCACTTTGATAGCAATTATAGTTGTAATGATGCAGCCATCagtttcaatttaaatttaaaggaAACTCGTGGTTTCACCGATTTGAATGAACCTATCTTGGTTGAAGAAGCATCTACTTCAGCTTGTGTTGGCATTCCTGGTAACATTACCTGCTCCAAGCAGGAGGTCCAAAGGAAGGATCTATCATCATTGTCACGCTCACATACAGGCTTCCAGCATTGGGGTGCAGAATTTTCGCATGACCGCAACAAAGCAGGAGATAGAGGGATTAGTCTTAACAATCTGCATTTGGAGGCTGAAAGGAGGCAAAATGGATGGTTCTCCAGTAAATTTGAAAACG GACAAACCAGAAGCAATGGAAGTTTTCATTCTGAAGATTTGCATATCCCATGTAGATCGGTACAAGTTGAAACTACCAAGGCCCATTCTGCAATGTTTCTTTTATCTGATCAGAATAAGAGAGAAACATGTACTAAACGGAAAATTTTCGGTGTAGATATACCTGAAAAGAGTACTGGTGCATCTGCTGCTGCGTCACATGCACTTGATCCACTGCCAGTTCATTCTCAGTTAGAGGCAGACAATTCTGAGATACTCTCTTGTTCAACTTGGACAAAGTTTTCTGGTAACTTGAACCAGAATTTATTAGGAAACCCTGGCTCTAGGACCTATGGCCAACTGAATTCTAGTTCAACGGCCTTGATGCAGGGTCATGACATTATTTGGGGCAAGTTGCTTGTTGATGGCAATTCAAGATCTCTTCCAAGTTTGAGAGCTGAAGCATCATCCCAAAATGACTTTCACTTTGGCTCTCCATCTGATTCCAAGGAGTCACGTGTTTGCTGCGCACCAGTTGGCTTCTGCAACCAAAATGGCACCAGTGAGAGTAATTTTGCTTCTGAACAATCAGCTCAACATGGTCCTAAAATTGGCTTCGAATTTTTACCATGCATGATGGAGTCAAAGTCTGCAGTAGATCTAAATATGGGTGCAATTGCTGTGGACAACTATCAGAATGAAGAAATTTCTCAATCTGGCTTTGTTTCTATGAACAGATCAGTGAAGCAGAACTCAAATGGAGGATTGTCTTGGTTAACAGCCGCAAGACCATGTGATGCCAAACCTATCAAAGAAGAAGTTTCTGGTCAAATGAATCTGAATTCCTTGCAAAACTGCTCTCAGCAATCAATTGAGAAAACTGCAATGCGAATCCAAGATTCCTTTTCAGCAACTTGTGCTGCCGATGCTAAGCACCGGAAAAGCGGTAATGGTTGCTCTTCAAGCAGTACAAAGATTCTTGGGTTCTCCATTTCTGGAAATGTATCCAGAGATCTGCCTTTGCCGAACTCCCCCTTAAAGCCGGGTTTTCCTGCTTCAGCAATCGATGGTGTTAACTCTGTTATAACTCATGGTCCTTTGCCACCCAAATGTGAACAACAATGTCTATTGGAGGGTCTGGTTGCAGAGAAGAGATCAGTTAATCAGAATGCTGATGTCAGGCACattgatttgaatttgtgtGTTATGGAAGAAGGGGTAGAAGAAGATGTTCAATCAACACCCTCTTCTATGAGAACCAATATAAGGACTGCCAAGATAGATTTGGATATGCCAGTGGCCATTGAAATGGGAAATAATGATACTTCTGGTTGTGAATATCTTGAAAGCAACCTTACAAAACCTTTTAACTTGCAAGATGAAGAAATTAGAGAGTCTCAAGGACTCTTGAGTGTTTCTGCTGCAGCTGAGGCACTGGTTGCCATATCATCATCGTGTGTGACTAATCTTCAGGAGAATGTCAGTTGTCAACAATCAGAAACATCAGCAAGTGATTCCCTTCATTGGTTTGCAGAGATAGTTTCTTCTTGCTGGAGTGATCCTGAGCATGATATTGAGGCAGCCAATGGTGCATGCCTTGGAGACTCAATACCTGATGGGATTGATGTTTTTGAGTTCATGACATTAAATTTGGCGGAGACCAAAACAGAGGAGTATTATTATACGCCACAAGTTctggagaatgaaaaaagtGAAGAACCACTTTCAAAACGACCCCGGAGAGGACAGGCAAGGCGAGGAAGGCAGCGGAAGGATTTTCAGAGAGATGTACTTCCCAATCTCACTTCTTTGTCGAGAAATGAGGTGACTGAGGATTTTCAGATGATAGAAGGCCTAATTAGAGAAATTGGTGGAAGTTGGCAGTCAAGTTTGACACAGAAGAATAATGCTAAGGGCAGTACTGGTAGGGGAAGGAAGCGTTCAGGGGGATCTGCTCCTCCCACTACGACTGAAGACTGTTTGAACCAGTTTCAGCAAATGAAAACAGGACTTGAAGAAAGAAGCCTAACAGGATGGGGAAAGAGGACCAGGCGTCCACCACGTCAGAGATACCCAATTTGCAGTCCTCTTGCTATAAAATAA